The DNA window CCTAATAATGAGACTATAGATTAGGAGTTAGTAAAGACTCCCGTTTCCAGTACTGTTGAAGGGAAACATACAATGTCTCATAATTATTAGTTGGCTCGTGATAAAGTTAGGAGAGAGATTGTACCACCTTAAAGATACGATTATGTTTATCTTAAGAGATTGTACCACCTCAGAAAACCAAAGACATTCAAGGAAGCACTTAAAAGCAAAGATAGTCAAACATGGTTAATGGCAGTAAATGATGAGATGAATTCACTGATGAAGAACTTTACTTGGGAGCTTGTGAGACTACCTAAGAAACAAAGGGTGGTTAGATGCAAGTGGATTTTCAAGAAGAAGGAAGGTATTCCAGGAATTGAAGAACCAAGGTTTAAGGCAAGACTTGTAGTGAAAGGTTTCATTCAAGTGGAAGGGATTAATTACAATGAAATTTGTTTACCTGTGGTAAAACATTATTCTATAAGGGTACTTAtggaaattttaaattaatataatcttGAGTTAGAGCAGATGGACGTCAAAATAGATTTCTTACATGGAGACCTTGAAGAGACAGTCTACATGAAACAACATGAAGGTTTTGTAGAAGATAAGGATAAGATATGTTTGTTGAAGAAATATTTGTATGGGTTTAAACAAAGCCCAAGGAAGTGGTATTGTCGGTTTAATGACTTTCTTCTTAAACTTAGTTTTGTAAGAAGTAGTCTAGATTTCTATAGAAATCATCTAGCTACTAACCTTGCTTTGTGTTTGTCAATTGATCCATCTAGATTTAGTTTCAATTTCTAAACCCATCTGACACTAACGACTTTCTTGTTCTTCGGAAGCTCAGTCAACTctcaagtcttgtttctttctatagcctcaagttcttctttcacgGTCTTTAGCCACACTTACTTCTTAATAGCTTCTTCAGTACTAATTGGTTCAaagtctactaacatggcacattGAATGACTTCTCCTTCACAGTCTATCTGAGTATCTTGTAACATGTTAAACTCTGCAAATCTTCTTGGTATTTGTCTGATTTGTGGCCTCTAAAATTGTTCAGAATTTTCTGCAGATGCTGGAACAGTATCTGATGCTAGACTACCTTCAGAAGTTCCACCATCGGAGGTATGGCCACCATCAGAGTTTGGATTACCATCGGAGTATGGATCATCATCAAAATCTAGATTAGAATCAGATTCACCTTCAGAGTCAGAATCGTCTTCAGAATCTCCATCAGCTTCATAGTTACCTTCAGACTCTGACTCATCTTCTGAGGCAGAATCCCCTTCAGAGGCAGATTCTCCTTCAAAAGTTAACTCAGGTGTCAACACTACACCAGAGTTAGATTGAGACTTGCTCCAATCCCACACTTCTGCTTCCTTCACAATGAtatctctgctgacttcaactttatTAGTGATTGGACAATAAAGCTTATAAGCACATGTACTATGGTACCTAATAAGAAACATTATTTTGCTTCTATCATACAACTTCTTTCTAGTAGCACCTGGAACATGTTTGTAACAAACATAACCAAATACTCTAAAATGACTCACACTTTGCTTATATCCAGTTCATTTTTCAAAAGGAATAGTTTCTTTCAGCTTCTTGATTGGAAACTTGTTGAGCACATATGTTGCAGTGGCAACAGTTTCACCCCACAAGGTGTAAGGGAGCTTCTTCTCTTGCAACATGCTCcttgtcatatcaagcaaagtacaaCTTCTTCTTTCAAGAAGACCTATGTGTTATGGAGTATATGGAGCAGTAACCTCGTGATCATTCCATTCTCCTCAGAGTACTTCTTGAACTCTATAGAGTTGTACTCACTTCCACCATCAATTCTGAGAACTTTCAGCTTTTGACCACTCTATTTTTCAGCCTTCACTTTAAACTTTTGAAACGCATCAAACATGTAATGCTTAAACTTGATGAGTGTTAACCATGTCATTCtatgaactcatccacaaaatacataaaatacttGTTTCCTCTAACTAAAGGTACTTCAAATGGCCCACATACATCAGAATGCACTACTCCTAAAGCTTGCTTTGCTCTTCGAGTCACTTCTGATGCAAATGGAAATATAGTTTGCTTGCCTTTCAAGCAtatctcacatgacttctcaggatTTACAATTTTAGGAATTCCATGTACCAGCTTCTTAGAACCCAGATGCCCTAAGCTTCTAAAGTTCACATGCCCCAATCTCTAGTGCCACGACTCATTGTCACCTTCAGCATCTACTGCACTAAGGCATTTAGTTTCAGATGTATCcatattcaccttgaatgttttgTTGCTTCCCTGCTCACATTGCATAATCAGCTTTTGAtcagaatcatacaacttcaagagattgttcttcatagttactgagaaatctttctcaattaGCTGGCCTACACTCATCAAATTCCTCTTCATACCAGGATTATATCAAACATCCTTGATTAGAATAATTTTCCATTCTTCactctgactttgacatttcTCATTCCTCCAACATTAAGGTatttatcatcagcacatctgatatTTGTCCTCTTTCTAGAGTAAAAATcaatcagccattgtttgtttccagttaggTGATTTGAGCAGCAAGTGTTCATATACCACTAGTCTACCAAATATCCACCATCATATTTAGAAGCCATCAatgcacaggttcatcatcagaatctcctcTAGTTGTGTTTGCTTCTTCTGAATTCCTTTCCTTGTTTGACCAACAGTCAACAACAAAGTGGCCAAACCTATTACAATTGTAACACTGAACTTTTCTCTTGTCAAACTTCTCTTTTCCCTTCTAATGTTTCTTCTCATCAGAGTTTGAGGCTTCTGATTTCTGAGAACCACCATGTCTCTTCCTTGCCTCTAACCAAGACTGCTTCTGATTCTTCTTACCTGAAGACACTTTCAGAGTCTGCTTTACGTCTCATTCAGAGTTTCTCCCAGTCATACACAACTCTTGTGCCTCTAGACTACTATGCAGCTCTTCAATTTTCATGGTGCTGAGGTTTTTATAATGTTGAATTTCAACAACAATGTAACTAAACTGAGGAGTAAGTGATCtcagtaccttctcaaaaataaCTTGTTCAGAAAGCGTTgttccacaagccttcatctcattgaTGACCATAATCACTCTGGAGAAGTAATATGGTACCTTGTCACTGTTCTTCAGGTTGAGATTCTCATACTACTTAAGTAGACTctaaagcttcaccttcttcactaatGCATCACCGTTATAGCATTGTACTAATGTGTCCCACGCACACTTCGCCGTTGTTGAATCAATGATCTTCTCTAACACATTtgtatccacacactgatggatatagaacaacgccttttgaatccttcttcctCGTTTCTCTTTACACGTTTCTTTGTGCTTCAGTTGCATCTACTGCAACCAACGTGTAATCGTCATTGACGAGATCAAGAACGTCTTAAGCGCCAAACAACACACGCATCTAAATCATCCATCGATTCCAGTTCTTTCCATCAAATACTGGAAGCTTTGTGTTCAAGCTGCTGTTTCCGCTGTTCATCTTCGTTTTTGTGCAACTTCACTCAAATCTCACCAACACTTGTGTTTCTCAATCCCTcagaaaaaatgtgattttgttcCGATTCTAATCTTCAATTCATTGAGAATTGAATGTGTAGAAATCAAACACACATGCCTCACGTACACTCGAGTTTTTCTGTGAATCAAAttggagctctagataccaattgttggtgcacgagattaaaaatgaagaagagagagaattcGAACTAACTTTCTCTTTCAAACTGAAAACAATTACAAAGTTAATTTTGTTCACTCTAAAACTTGAGTTCAGTGTTTATaccaccaaaaataattaaatgaaactCAATGTTAAAACTAAATGTATTGAATTTGAATTATACTTTAACATTAATTTAATCCTTTAATCAAAGGTTTaataagaaaaatgaaataaatattaatgagtatcaaataaaaatttcaaataaaaaagataaaaattcaataaaaattcaatgaaaattcaaataatcaaattaaaGACAGTACAATAATTAAAAGAATCAAAGAATAATAGTACTATTTATGAATTTCAATCCAAAAAATTAGAATTGTCAAAATATGTTATCTCACATGCGCCTGTCTGTTAGGTCCGAAAAATCATAGGACTTGAGCCTTAAAATTaatacaatttctttatagactccTATGACTTCTTAGGAACCCGTGGCAAATTTCCATAAATGCCCCTATATTTTGGAAGTGCATCTCCAAATGCACctttttctgaagaaaaaaagtgatttcgaatgtgcacatccaaaaaaatcattttttaagaaaaaaatgtgcattcggagatgcacttccgaaatcacccCTTAGAATATTTCAGAAATGCAGTTATGAAATATCATCAACGCATAAACAACTCCCTTTTTGCTCTGAATACCTGGTGATTTCACAAACATAAGCAGCAAACACCGATTCACAATATCACCATCACTGCATATTATAACCTTTTCAACCTATTCGCACAAATTAAAACCTCCATACTCACCCAACCAactaaaacacatcaatttgtgGATCCACCTCTTTGTTGGGAACTTTTTTTGCAATTTTAGATGTTTGCTaccacaaaattcaaaattcttgcTTCTATGTTTGATTTAGACAATCACTGAGATTTGGGGTTCAATTTCGGATCATAgaatttgatgttgttgtttgttgATTTTGAGAATTTGGGTGGTTGGTTCAGTGTTTGAAAGAAGAAGCCATGGCCATGGAGGGTttttgttttcgaagatgcatatccgaaaacatccaaaaatgagtgttttcggagatgcatctccgaaataattgaaaatgtgaaaatgggtgatttcggagatgcatctctgaaatctaggggtattttggggttttcagcAGGAGTCTTCACCCCATgggggtctataaagaaattgtcaaaaTTAAAGCTATATTTTTCACAGTTTTTTTAGTCCAGTCCTGAAAAGTCTGCTACCATTAGGGTTAGCCCATATGGACCATAGATAATCCATTAAGCCcacttaattataattttaaaaaatatattaatatttatttagtctTATTCTAAAATAGCACATTGATTTTTCTAAGTTCACtaaattttatcctattttattcaatctttctcttttaaatattatgcattaatataatcaaaattctttcatcatattatattagtttttctcttatattaaatattcaattagtattattttatacaacttAGATGTTTATTGTATTTAATGATGTATATTGTATTTAATAAgagataatattttttttatgggaATAAGAGATAATATATTACTTTACaatgtttaaataatataatttttaaatttaattatatattgtagagtttttattttatttattttaaataaaaaaacctgTTTAGGGTCACATATCCTGAAATCCATCTAGGTCGAATTAAGGTAGTATTTCTCGAGTTCATATCACACatgatatttttgttcaattCTAAAATGTCTAAGGCCCACTAAACCTATTTAAGATGTCTAAGGCCCGCTAAACCTATTTAAGTTGGATagtccattttgacagctctatcaAAAACGATTCAAATCACCTCATCATGCTCATATTGCATAGAAACTTGTTGAACACGAATgcacaaacaaagaaacaccacTACATGTAACACTTTTTCAGATCATTTAACATACATTTATCCAActttattccaaaaaaatcatgtcacataaaataaaaaatcattcaCCCAAGAAAAAAATGCCCCTCCCACTAACCATGATGAAAccaaaaaatcaaatttcaaatcaaAGCATAACTCATTGTTCCCAACCTATAATGGACGGTGACCTGGTCCCCAAATTCCAACATTAAGATTCCTCACACAAACATAATTTCCATACACACAAACACCATTTTACTTTCTCTACTTTTCTTTATCTTTACATCTTCCACAGTAGAAAAAAATCACACAATATAATAActttataaacataaataaaagcatctaaaaaaattcaaatatagtATCTAATCTTTTGCCACTTACCTGCCTCATACGTATTCCAATTTCCACCTTCAGGACCACCCTATCACAAACAAAATTCcaatggaaaataaaataaaataaaataaaatcatctaCCAAAAAAATTACCAGAATCTGACATCTACAAAGAGacaaataaaagaataataatattaaattaaattaaatataaaaattcaatagaataaaataaaataaaatttccaGAGTGATGAAGAacccaacaacaaaaaaaatgccACTATCCATGTGGCCATGACATGTATATCACCTaggtaatttcaaaaaaaaaaattatcatttttttaattatttctgtgATGAACATGCATCATGCAGCAAGCATCATCATGTGATTGTGAAAACTCAACTAAGATAGATAAATCTCAACCGTCGAATTTTTAACGGTGAGACAAACGGGACAAACACGGAAACGCGCGTCGCATTCGGTGCAAACACATAAATGACGACACGGCAACACAACCACCGACGCAACCCGTTTTCCACACCCTCTACATTTTGGACCCGACACTACCCTTTCCGGGTCAATATAACCCGATTCCGCATCTTCCGCGGCGCACGATAGCCCGCACCCTTCTTCACCTCTGTTTTCTGCGCCGGAGCTCATCATAGCCTGATGCAGCTGCGTTTGGAGAGAAATAGCCGTTGCTTCCTGCGCTTTCGCTTTTGCTTGCCAAATTTGAGATTCGGCTCTAAGCTGAGCCGCGCGTGATTCTAACTCAATGTTCCTGCGCGTGGCCTTTTCGACCTCGAGTTCTTTTTCTCTTAATCTACGCGCCACCGTTTCTTCTGCTGTTTTTATTATTGCTCGGTAGTTTCTCTGTCTTTTTTCCTCTAATGTCCGTTGTAACTCTTCTccctaattaaaaaataaaataaagatattatttttctgaaatttataaatttattaaaatttcataatcataaaaatatataagATTATATGATAGAAAATATATAAGATATTAAAAGTATATGATATACATACCTGGGCTTGAAGAAATTGGTCTATTTCATCTTTTTGTTGTTTGATTTGTGAGGCTAAGCCATGAGACAATAGAGATAAGAAATGAGATGTGTGACATCcatgttgttggtgttgttgttgatgttgttgctgttgttgttgtaattgtagtctttgttgatgttgttgttgattgtCGAAGGATAATCCTAAACCAGTGGAaacaatttgttgttgttgattttgttgttgatgatgatggagTTGAGTGATGTCTATGAGATGAGGAGAATGAGATTGTAAAGAGAATGGATTCATGATATTATGAGATGTTTCTCTACCTCTTTTTCTAGAGTTAGTGCCTGTTTTTATAAACATAGTTAGTTTCAATggattaataataaaagacatttCTTTGTTAACCAGATAGatatttaagaaacaaaagaaaatgtttcaaaacatatatacaaacctGGAGTGTTGAACAACATCATATTTGATTGATcaggttgttgttgctgttgttgtgaTGAAAAATCATATTCACCTTCTTGGATGTTTTTGGTGTTGAGAAAGAGTACATTGGAAGGGTATTGAGCTTGAACAGCCATTGAATATGAATAGGTaagagatagatagagagagaatggtgattgtttgttgtgtgtggGAAATTGTGATGGTGTAGGAATAAGGTGGGAAATAGATGAAGGAATTAAAGGAGGAGGAAGAGTAGTAATGAGAAACGCATAATAAGAATGAAT is part of the Vicia villosa cultivar HV-30 ecotype Madison, WI linkage group LG2, Vvil1.0, whole genome shotgun sequence genome and encodes:
- the LOC131652331 gene encoding E3 ubiquitin-protein ligase BOI-like, yielding MAVQAQYPSNVLFLNTKNIQEGEYDFSSQQQQQQPDQSNMMLFNTPGTNSRKRGRETSHNIMNPFSLQSHSPHLIDITQLHHHQQQNQQQQIVSTGLGLSFDNQQQHQQRLQLQQQQQQHQQQHQQHGCHTSHFLSLLSHGLASQIKQQKDEIDQFLQAQGEELQRTLEEKRQRNYRAIIKTAEETVARRLREKELEVEKATRRNIELESRAAQLRAESQIWQAKAKAQEATAISLQTQLHQAMMSSGAENRGEEGCGLSCAAEDAESGYIDPERVVSGPKCRGCGKRVASVVVLPCRHLCVCTECDARFRVCPVCLTVKNSTVEIYLS